Proteins from a single region of Antechinus flavipes isolate AdamAnt ecotype Samford, QLD, Australia chromosome 2, AdamAnt_v2, whole genome shotgun sequence:
- the LOC127546621 gene encoding olfactory receptor 4F4-like yields MDGANNTVVSEFVLLGLSASWEMKILLFFFFFSFYVGIMLGNFFIVFTVIFDSHLHSPMYFLLANLSLIDLGLSTTTVPRMITDIFSEHKVISFPGCMIQIFFIHVMGGTEMVLLIAMAYDRYTAICKPLHYLTIMNHKTCICFVVTAWVIGVIHAVSQFVFVVNLPFCGPNNVDSFYCDIPKVAVLACTDTSWLEYVVIANSGLISMCTFFLLIISYIFILVTVRHHSSAGLSKAFSTLSAHIAVVFLFFVPCFFVYVWQIPTLSLDKFLLILVFLVTPLLNPAIYTLRNKDMKLAMKRLTKKIVRSRETR; encoded by the coding sequence ATGGATGGAGCAAACAACACTGTGGTATCTGAGTTTGTGTTGTTAGGATTGTCTGCTTCTTGGGAGATGAagattctcctctttttctttttcttttccttttatgtgGGAATTATGCTTGGAAACTTCTTCATTGTGTTCACTGTGATTTTTGATTCTCATTTGCACTCCCCTATGTACTTTCTGTTAGCCAATCTTTCCCTTATTGATCTTGGTCTATCTACTACTACGGTCCCAAGGATGATCACTGATATTTTTAGCGAACACAAAGTCATCTCCTTCCCAGGATGCATGATACAGATATTCTTTATCCATGTCATGGGAGGAACAGAGATGGTATTGCTCATAGCCATGGCCTATGACAGATACACAGCCATTTGTAAACCTCTTCACTACCTGACTATTATGAATCACAAaacatgcatttgttttgtagTGACTGCCTGGGTGATTGGGGTGATTCATGCTGTGTCtcagtttgtttttgttgtaaATCTGCCCTTCTGTGGCCCTAATAATGTTGACAGCTTTTATTGTGACATCCCTAAAGTTGCAGTACTTGCCTGCACAGATACCTCCTGGTTGGAATATGTGGTCATTGCCAACAGTGGGCTTATCTCCATGTGCACATTCTTTCTCTTAATCATctcttacattttcattttagttaCTGTAAGACATCATTCTTCAGCTGGTTTATCCAAGGCTTTTTCCACACTTTCAGCTCATATAGCTGTGGTATTCTTGTTCTTTGTTCCCTGCTTCTTTGTTTATGTGTGGCAAATTCCCACTCTATCACTGGATAAATTTTTACTTATTCTAGTTTTTCTTGTCACTCCACTCTTGAATCCTGCCATATATACATTGAGGAATAAGGATATGAAGTTGGCCATGAAAAGATTGACAAAGAAGATTGTGAGATCTAGAGAAACCAGATGA